The following proteins are encoded in a genomic region of Ostrea edulis chromosome 7, xbOstEdul1.1, whole genome shotgun sequence:
- the LOC125656003 gene encoding receptor-type tyrosine-protein phosphatase T-like isoform X5: MMELISPGLLSTYSIDVEIIGGVSPVKCTDLTQSDGMTSTSLQQLITCEYPSAVYRKGNRIRITRTGNGQTKVFELKPIELSGINRSMQLNSTESSSGLSKALDNDMDTFYQSPEQAQASWFLKLDRNYVIKWILISTWGGNYEVHFKEDDAITSSSTMCQNFSLHGIKQQYKALECYKEMKGDTILIKRTDDGPLRLFEVYPIICTAGRYGPDCAKCRKECVSCSPITGVCNQCHGPFYGDFCQHQCPTNFLNATCDQTSGTCESCIEGYYGKCCTHEITTASTIKETEAFTRKTNNDEVTTNCDEDTTISDKMVAEQDADREVNNLTVILLTVLVVLILVLVLTVVVLFNKSKRTRQDKTEKENGLLVEFHRVESRNESELEEIPQDESLFVEEEIITVEYSNLMSQRISIDQFIRELPEKKDNEVLAKEFNDLPTGLLESHSNALRASNRKGNRYKGIYPYDYNRVELMREDFNDSDDFVNASYINGINKERSYIAAQGPFTPKTLEDFWTVIWQNDSTRIVMLTNLYEGDRIKCLKYWPDTLLDIGPYVITLDTVDVYDHYVLRYMTVQHQDEEKRVTQFHFTTWPDNSVPDDMTSLICFRNLVRNGLSISDGPVVVHCSAGIGRTGTFISLDYLLEESVMEQTIDVRGYVASLRQQRVGSVQTCEQYIFLHDALVEGLTNMNVRHSCLSVL; encoded by the exons ATGATGGAGTTAATCAGTCCTGGTCTCTTGA GTACCTACAGTATAGATGTAGAAATAATTGGAGGTGTATCGCCTGTGAAGTGTACGGATCTCACCCAATCTGATGGAATGACTTCAACATCGCTTCAGCAGCTGATAACATGTGAATATCCCAGTGCTGTCTACCGGAAAGGAAATAGAATAAGGATAACTCGAACAGGAAATGGACAAACAAAAGTGTTTGAATtaaaaccaatag AACTGTCTGGTATTAATCGATCAATGCAACTGAATTCTACGGAATCTTCGAGTGGGTTGTCCAAAGCTTTAGATAACGACATGGACACGTTTTACCAATCACCAGAACAGGCCCAGGCGTCTTGGTTCCTAAAATTGGACAGAAACTATGTGATTAAATGGATTCTTATATCGACATGGGGAG GAAATTATGAAGTACACTTTAAAGAAGATGACGCAATAACGAGTTCATCAACAATGTGTCAGAATTTCAGTCTCCATGGAATAAAGCAACAATACAAAGCCTTGGAATGTTACAAAGAAATGAAGGGGGATACCATTCTTATAAAAAGGACCGATGACGGACCATTGAGGCTGTTTGAAGTGTATCCTATAA TATGTACTGCAGGTCGCTATGGACCAGACTGCGCTAAATGCAGGAAGGAGTGTGTGTCCTGCAGTCCTATAACAGGTGTCTGTAACCAATGCCATGGACCGTTCTATGGTGACTTTTGTCAGCACCAATGTCCAACAAACTTTCTCAACGCTACGTGTGACCAGACATCAGGGACGTGTGAGAGCTGTATAGAGGGTTACTATGGAAAGTGTTGCACTCATGAAATCACTACAGCGTCAACAATTAAAG AAACTGAAGCGTTCACACGAAAAACCAACAATGATGAGGTCACCACAAACTGTGATGAGGACACCACCATTTCTGACAAAATGGTTGCCGAACAAG ATGCAGATAGAGAGGTAAATAACCTGACTGTCATATTGCTGACTGTTCTCGTGGTGTTAATTCTGGTATTGGTCCTAACTGTGGTTGTCCTCTTTAACAAAAG cAAGAGAACAAGACAAgacaaaacagaaaaagaaaatggccTCCTCGTGGAATTCCATAGAGTGGAGTCACGAAATGAGTCCGAGCTGGAGGAGATTCCCCAGGACGAGTCTTTGTTCGTAGAGGAGGAAATCATTACCGTAGAGTACAGTAATTTGATGTCGCAAAGAATTTCTATAGATCAATTCATTAGAGAATTACCAGAGAAAAAGGACAACGAAGTACTAGCGAAAGAATTTAAC GATCTTCCCACCGGACTACTAGAATCTCATTCGAATGCCCTGAGGGCATCCAACAGAAAGGGAAACCGATACAAAGGAATTTATCCAT ATGACTATAATCGTGTGGAGTTGATGAGAGAAGATTTTAATGACAGCGATGACTTTGTCAATGCATCCTACATTAAT GGTATCAACAAGGAACGAAGTTACATCGCTGCGCAAG GTCCTTTCACCCCCAAGACGTTGGAGGATTTCTGGACCGTGATCTGGCAGAACGACTCAACACGGATCGTTATGCTGACTAATCTTTACGAGGGAGACAGA aTAAAGTGTCTGAAGTACTGGCCGGACACGCTGCTGGACATTGGCCCTTACGTCATCACACTGGACACTGTGGACGTGTATGATCACTATGTCCTGCGATATATGACTGTTCAACATCAG gaTGAAGAGAAGAGGGTAACACAGTTCCACTTCACCACTTGGCCGGACAACTCCGTCCCAGATGATATGACGTCACTCATATGCTTCCGTAACCTAGTAAGAAATGGACTGAGCATTTCAGATGGGCCAGTGGTCGTCCATTGCAG CGCCGGGATTGGTAGAACGGGGACGTTTATCTCCCTTGATTATCTCCTGGAAGAGAGCGTTATGGAACAGACCATTGATGTCAGGGGATATGTTGCTTCTCTAAGACAGCAGCGGGTAGGATCTGTACAAACATGT GAGCAGTACATCTTTCTCCATGATGCACTGGTTGAAGGACTTACAAACATGAACGTTCGCCATAGCTGTCTATCTGTGTTGTAA